A single region of the Mycobacteriales bacterium genome encodes:
- a CDS encoding ATP-dependent DNA ligase: protein MDLPVMPPIAPMLAKAVPAVPVAADVPGGLLYEPKWDGFRSIIFRDGDEVEIGSRNERPMTRYFPDILDAVKVALPERCVVDGEIVVPQNGRLDFEALQQRIHPAESRVRRLADETPAEFIGFDLLAIGDDSLMGAPFSDRRAKLLKAITSTSTVHVTPATDNDEVARDWFVRFEGAGLDGIVAKPLRLPYQPDKRVMFKVKHDRTADCVLAGFRWHKSGPIVGSLILGLYDESGQLRHVGVAASFPMKRRAELVEELAPLRAGAADDHPWAGNEFGPGGVPNRWNAGKDMSFEPLRPERVIEVAYDQMEGSRFRHTAQFRRWRDDRDPRSCTFEQLERPLTFAFRDVLQS, encoded by the coding sequence GTGGACCTCCCGGTGATGCCGCCGATCGCGCCGATGCTGGCGAAGGCCGTGCCGGCCGTGCCGGTGGCCGCCGACGTTCCTGGCGGGCTGCTGTACGAACCGAAGTGGGACGGCTTTCGCTCGATCATCTTCCGCGACGGGGACGAGGTGGAGATCGGCTCACGCAACGAACGGCCGATGACCCGCTACTTCCCCGACATCCTCGACGCGGTCAAGGTGGCGCTGCCCGAGCGATGCGTCGTCGACGGCGAGATCGTGGTTCCGCAGAACGGCCGGCTCGACTTCGAGGCGCTCCAGCAGCGCATCCATCCGGCGGAGTCGAGGGTGCGCCGGCTCGCCGACGAGACGCCGGCTGAGTTCATCGGGTTCGACCTGCTGGCGATCGGCGACGACTCGCTCATGGGCGCGCCGTTCTCGGATCGGCGGGCCAAGCTGCTCAAGGCGATCACCTCGACGTCGACCGTGCACGTTACGCCGGCAACGGACAACGACGAGGTGGCTCGTGACTGGTTCGTCCGCTTCGAGGGTGCCGGGCTCGACGGCATCGTCGCGAAACCGTTGCGGCTGCCCTACCAGCCGGACAAGCGGGTGATGTTCAAGGTCAAGCACGACCGGACCGCGGACTGCGTCCTCGCCGGCTTCCGCTGGCACAAAAGCGGGCCGATCGTCGGCTCGCTGATCCTCGGTCTGTACGACGAGAGTGGCCAGCTGCGCCATGTCGGGGTCGCGGCGTCGTTCCCGATGAAGCGGCGCGCAGAGCTGGTCGAGGAGCTCGCGCCGCTGCGCGCCGGCGCCGCGGACGACCACCCGTGGGCGGGTAACGAGTTCGGTCCGGGTGGCGTCCCGAACCGGTGGAACGCCGGCAAGGACATGTCGTTCGAGCCGCTGCGCCCTGAGCGGGTGATCGAGGTCGCCTACGACCAGATGGAAGGGTCGAGGTTCCGGCACACCGCGCAGTTCCGCCGCTGGCGGGACGACCGGGACCCGCGCTCGTGCACCTTCGAGCAGCTCGAGCGCCCGCTGACCTTCGCCTTCCGCGACGTGCTGCAATCCTGA
- a CDS encoding BldC family transcriptional regulator: MVESRDRLLTPGEVATLFRVDARTVTRWAAEGRVKSIRTPGGRRRFRESDIRELLREDGAGSFRADDAEAAGG, encoded by the coding sequence GTGGTGGAGTCACGGGATAGGTTGCTGACCCCCGGTGAGGTCGCAACCTTGTTTCGAGTTGATGCGCGAACGGTGACCCGATGGGCTGCCGAGGGTCGGGTGAAGAGCATTCGTACCCCAGGCGGCCGGCGCCGCTTCCGCGAGTCCGACATCCGAGAGCTGTTGCGCGAGGACGGCGCGGGCAGCTTCCGGGCCGACGACGCCGAGGCCGCCGGCGGCTGA
- a CDS encoding Gfo/Idh/MocA family oxidoreductase: MLAPGGIARDWTAALHARTTSRVVAVGSRSLVRAEAFASDFDVLRAHGSYESLVADDHVDAIYIASPHSEHHAHAQLALDAGKPVLVEKAFTRNAIEAEAVIDSAQARGLLAVEAMWTRFLPHVDVVRRCLEDGLLGQVRAVDADHGQRLYPDGPRRLADPALAGGALLDLAIYPVSFAHLVLGGFTAVQALGVLAETGVDASETVAVTGPDGGIGTLSSTMLANTACAASVSGTSARLEIDGWFYQPSTVRLIDGDDREIDRYESASRTHGLAYEAAEFARLLAEGRTESDLLPLTETLRIMQALDEVRRQLGVRFPGED; the protein is encoded by the coding sequence GTGCTTGCGCCCGGCGGCATCGCGCGGGACTGGACCGCCGCCCTGCACGCGCGAACCACATCGCGGGTGGTCGCGGTCGGTTCGCGCTCGCTGGTACGTGCAGAGGCTTTCGCGTCCGACTTCGACGTGCTGCGTGCGCACGGCAGCTACGAGTCGCTGGTTGCCGACGACCACGTCGATGCGATCTACATCGCCAGCCCGCACTCCGAGCATCACGCCCACGCGCAGCTGGCACTCGACGCCGGAAAGCCGGTGCTGGTCGAGAAAGCTTTCACGCGCAACGCAATCGAGGCGGAAGCGGTCATCGATTCGGCGCAGGCACGCGGGTTGTTGGCCGTCGAGGCGATGTGGACCCGGTTCCTGCCACACGTCGATGTCGTCCGCCGGTGCCTCGAAGATGGTCTGCTCGGTCAGGTGAGAGCGGTCGACGCCGACCACGGCCAACGGCTCTACCCCGACGGCCCGCGGCGGCTCGCTGATCCTGCGCTCGCCGGCGGCGCGTTGCTCGACCTTGCGATCTACCCGGTCTCCTTCGCGCATCTCGTGCTCGGGGGCTTCACCGCGGTCCAGGCGCTGGGCGTGCTTGCCGAGACCGGCGTCGACGCAAGCGAGACGGTTGCGGTCACCGGACCGGATGGCGGGATCGGCACCCTGTCCTCGACGATGCTCGCGAACACTGCGTGCGCTGCGTCCGTCTCGGGCACGTCGGCGCGGCTGGAGATCGACGGCTGGTTCTACCAACCCAGCACCGTGCGGTTGATCGACGGCGATGACCGAGAGATCGACCGGTACGAGTCGGCGAGCCGCACCCACGGGCTCGCCTACGAGGCCGCGGAGTTCGCGCGACTCCTGGCCGAAGGCAGAACCGAGTCCGACTTGCTTCCGCTCACCGAGACGCTGCGCATCATGCAAGCCCTCGACGAGGTCCGTCGCCAGCTCGGCGTCCGCTTCCCCGGCGAGGACTGA
- the ligD gene encoding non-homologous end-joining DNA ligase, protein MASPFVEVEVGDRTVKLTNPDRVYFPARGETKLDLAHYYMSVGEGIVRALRDRPCMLHRYPEGVGGEKIYQKRLPKGAPEWVETAEVSFPSGRTADELCVTELASVVWAVQMSTVEFHPWHTRRPEVEMPDELRIDLDPQPGTDFTDAKRVAVLVREVLADIGASGWPKTSGNRGVHVYVRILPDFGFREVRRAALAFAREVERRSPEEVTTAWWKEERGPRIFLDYNQNAKDRTIAAAYSVRGFDYGPVSAPVTWDELPDVETADFTIATMPERFARLGDVHAGIDDVLFDIRPLLEWAERDERDRGLGDAPYPPNYPKMPGEPPRVQPSKMNPANWPKDAPQ, encoded by the coding sequence GTGGCTTCCCCTTTCGTCGAGGTCGAGGTCGGCGACCGCACGGTCAAGTTGACCAACCCGGACCGGGTGTACTTCCCGGCCCGTGGCGAGACCAAGCTCGACCTCGCGCACTACTACATGTCGGTCGGCGAAGGCATCGTGCGCGCGCTTCGCGACCGTCCGTGCATGCTGCATCGCTATCCCGAGGGAGTCGGCGGCGAGAAGATCTACCAGAAGCGGTTGCCGAAGGGCGCACCCGAGTGGGTCGAGACCGCCGAGGTCAGCTTCCCGTCCGGGCGCACCGCGGATGAGCTGTGCGTCACCGAGCTTGCATCTGTGGTCTGGGCGGTGCAGATGTCGACCGTCGAGTTCCATCCCTGGCACACCCGCAGACCCGAGGTCGAGATGCCCGATGAGCTCCGCATCGACCTCGACCCACAGCCGGGCACCGACTTCACGGATGCCAAGCGGGTAGCCGTTTTGGTTCGCGAGGTGCTTGCGGACATCGGCGCGAGCGGCTGGCCGAAAACCTCCGGCAACCGCGGCGTACACGTCTACGTACGCATCTTGCCGGACTTCGGCTTTCGCGAGGTACGCCGGGCCGCACTCGCCTTCGCGCGCGAGGTCGAGCGGCGCTCGCCGGAGGAGGTCACCACGGCGTGGTGGAAGGAAGAACGTGGTCCCCGCATCTTCCTCGACTACAACCAGAACGCGAAGGACCGCACGATTGCCGCGGCGTACTCGGTGCGCGGCTTCGACTACGGACCGGTGTCCGCGCCGGTCACCTGGGACGAGCTCCCGGACGTCGAGACCGCGGACTTCACGATCGCGACGATGCCAGAGCGGTTCGCACGCCTCGGTGATGTCCACGCCGGGATCGACGACGTACTGTTCGACATCCGGCCGCTGCTCGAGTGGGCCGAGCGCGACGAGCGTGACCGTGGACTCGGTGACGCGCCGTACCCGCCTAACTACCCGAAAATGCCCGGCGAGCCGCCTCGGGTGCAGCCGAGCAAGATGAACCCGGCCAACTGGCCCAAGGACGCGCCGCAATGA
- the msrB gene encoding peptide-methionine (R)-S-oxide reductase MsrB: MTHDVEKTEDQWRSELSPEEYHVLRQAGTERPWTGPLLNEDRIGVYSCRACGNELFRSDTKFESHCGWPSFYDPTNSDAVELLPDNTLGMRRVEVRCKRCGSHLGHVFDDAPQTPTGDRYCMNSISLTFEPAGE; this comes from the coding sequence ATGACCCACGACGTCGAGAAGACCGAGGACCAGTGGCGTTCGGAGCTCAGCCCTGAGGAGTACCACGTACTCCGCCAGGCCGGCACCGAGCGGCCATGGACCGGTCCACTCCTGAACGAGGACCGCATCGGCGTCTACAGCTGCCGGGCATGCGGCAACGAGCTGTTCCGCAGCGACACGAAGTTCGAGTCGCACTGCGGCTGGCCATCGTTCTATGACCCGACCAACTCCGACGCGGTCGAACTGCTCCCCGACAACACCCTCGGCATGCGCCGGGTCGAGGTCCGCTGCAAGCGCTGCGGTTCCCATCTCGGCCACGTCTTCGACGACGCCCCACAGACGCCCACCGGCGATCGCTACTGCATGAACTCGATCAGCCTGACCTTCGAGCCGGCCGGGGAGTAA
- a CDS encoding GNAT family N-acetyltransferase: MDDPDRWAAARDDAQLIDVRDHVIRPARASDTPHIRTIEAAAGTQFYSVGMDLVADAELPSDEELIPYINGQRAWVVTDAHDVPIAFILSDIVDDNVHIEQVSVHPSQAHKGLGKALIDHVADVAGDSGYPAMTLTTYVDVPWNGPYYTRLGFMEIGTDELTPGLVEIRRHEAELGLDAWPRVCMRRALAANEPAAEVCRG, translated from the coding sequence GTGGACGATCCGGATCGGTGGGCTGCCGCGCGCGACGACGCGCAGTTGATCGATGTGCGCGACCACGTGATCAGGCCGGCTCGCGCGTCCGACACTCCGCACATCCGCACGATCGAAGCTGCCGCCGGCACGCAGTTCTACAGCGTCGGAATGGACCTGGTGGCCGACGCCGAGCTGCCCTCGGACGAGGAGCTGATCCCTTATATCAACGGTCAGCGGGCATGGGTTGTGACGGACGCGCACGACGTACCGATCGCCTTCATCCTCAGCGACATCGTCGATGACAACGTTCACATCGAGCAGGTTTCCGTGCATCCGAGCCAGGCGCACAAGGGGCTCGGCAAGGCCCTGATCGACCATGTCGCGGACGTCGCCGGCGACAGCGGCTATCCGGCGATGACCCTGACGACGTACGTCGATGTGCCGTGGAACGGTCCGTACTACACGCGGCTCGGCTTCATGGAGATCGGCACCGACGAGCTCACTCCGGGTCTCGTCGAGATCCGCCGGCACGAGGCTGAGCTCGGGCTGGACGCCTGGCCACGGGTGTGCATGCGACGCGCCCTCGCCGCGAATGAACCGGCTGCGGAGGTGTGCCGTGGCTAG